TTTTATGCTGGTCACCTTTGTCAACCTCAGTTTTGAGTTCAGATAATTCTTCCTGAACTTTATCCCATACCTGTTCGCTGTTGTCCCAATCGAAACCTACTCCTCGTGCTTTTTCTTGAATACGAATAGCTTTAACCATAGATGGCAAAGACTTAGGCACACCCTCTAATACAGACTCTTTACCTTCTTTAAGTTTTAACTTCTCCCAATTGGCTTTTACTTCTGCCTCATCAGCAACTACAACGTCTCCATAAATATGAGGATGACGATGCACGAGTTTATCACAAACACCATTGAGCACATCGGTAATATCAAAATCTTCTGTTTCAGACGCTATCTTAGAATAAAAAATTAGGTGTAACATAATGTCACCGATTTCTTTCTTTATTTCATCCATATCGCCATCTACTATAGCATCGGATAATTCATAAACTTCTTCCAATGTAAGATAGCGCAAACTATCAATGGTTTGCTTCATATCCCAAGGGCATTTAGCCCTTAAATCGTCCATTATATTCAATAATCTTTCAAAAGCAACTAAACGAGCATCCATAAATTAAATTTTCAGCAAAAGTAGTATAACAATTTCATACCTTTGCAACGCACATAATTTATATATGAAAGTAGTATTATTAGCCATAGCTCTATTAGCAATAGGATTTGCAGGAATAGCCATTAAAATATTGGTCAAGAAAGATGGTAAATTTTCTGGCACATGTGCCAGTAACAGCCCTTTTCTTAATAAGGAAGGTGAAAATTGTGGTTTCTGTGGTGCTAGTCCAGAAGAAATGTGCAAAAAAGAAGAAGTTGCTAGTTAACCTTTAGTGATTCAAACCCTTCTGTTGACCAATTTCGCCATCTTTTATCTTCATCGGTATATATCAAAAAGACTTCCAGTCCTTCTTGTGTTTTCAGAAATTCTTGAGTCTGTTTTACACCCATCACCATAAAGGTAGTGGCGTAAGCATCAGCCATCATGCAATTATCCGCAATAACCGTAGCACTCAATAAAGAATGCTGAACAGGGTAAGCCGTTTTTGGATTGATAGTATGAGCATATATTTGACCGTCTTTCTTATAAAACTTCCTATAATTACCTGAGGTAGCTAAAGACTTGTCGTTAAGATTTAAGATAATCTGAA
This genomic interval from Flavobacteriales bacterium contains the following:
- the mazG gene encoding nucleoside triphosphate pyrophosphohydrolase is translated as MDARLVAFERLLNIMDDLRAKCPWDMKQTIDSLRYLTLEEVYELSDAIVDGDMDEIKKEIGDIMLHLIFYSKIASETEDFDITDVLNGVCDKLVHRHPHIYGDVVVADEAEVKANWEKLKLKEGKESVLEGVPKSLPSMVKAIRIQEKARGVGFDWDNSEQVWDKVQEELSELKTEVDKGDQHKTTEEFGDLLFSLINYARFVKVNPEDALEKTNKKFIHRFQYMEKQIKAKGQDMSDLSLEEMDVYWNEAKTI
- a CDS encoding membrane or secreted protein — translated: MKVVLLAIALLAIGFAGIAIKILVKKDGKFSGTCASNSPFLNKEGENCGFCGASPEEMCKKEEVAS